One window of Alkalispirochaeta americana genomic DNA carries:
- a CDS encoding DUF1850 domain-containing protein: protein MAGGVCLWPLEGLRLQPEQGSARFLPVARGSEIHLIYRHSVARSLVSEVFGVTPCGTLRLQRTAYHDFGAGLPGQTSRGFSHRDGMFVIDDIDLELSELPLRIGRTAEHRLWIPPGGEIRLAELFSPGSLVRVEPARRALWNFVFFGGHSSVWKNGQQVFTTVLTKK, encoded by the coding sequence GTGGCGGGGGGCGTCTGTTTGTGGCCTCTGGAGGGCCTCCGGCTACAACCGGAGCAGGGTTCTGCCAGGTTCCTGCCAGTTGCCAGGGGCAGCGAGATCCACCTGATTTATCGCCATTCCGTGGCGCGCAGCCTCGTTTCAGAGGTTTTTGGTGTGACCCCCTGTGGAACACTGCGTTTGCAGCGAACAGCCTACCATGACTTCGGGGCAGGCCTGCCCGGTCAGACGTCCCGAGGCTTCTCTCATCGCGACGGGATGTTCGTGATCGACGATATCGATTTGGAACTGTCTGAACTGCCTCTGAGGATTGGCCGAACCGCCGAACACCGTCTTTGGATACCACCAGGGGGAGAGATCAGACTTGCGGAGTTGTTTTCGCCAGGGTCGCTGGTTCGTGTGGAACCGGCGAGAAGAGCTCTCTGGAATTTTGTCTTTTTTGGGGGACACAGCAGCGTATGGAAGAACGGCCAACAAGTATTCACGACAGTTTTGACGAAAAAATAG
- a CDS encoding TRAP transporter permease translates to MEERPTSIHDSFDEKIDIEETLAEFEASSHMRKLAGKLAMVVALGAVVMSLFHLYTAGFGTLLTMKQRAVHLLFVFVLGFLLYPPSRKSAMNRIPLIDWLLAAAGVMVTSYILFNYESLVRRGGMPTPVDMVFGLITVLLVLEVARRSIGPELPFIALVFIAYALFGSYIPGALGHRGYSAARVINQLYMTTEGIFGTPLGVSASFVFMFILFGSFLDVTGVGKFFIDLAFAAAGHKKGGPAKAAVLASGFMGSISGSSIANTVTTGAFTIPLMKKVGYHANFAGAVEAAASTGGQILPPVMGAAAFIMSEFTNIPYIRIIGSAVIPALLYYLGVMMMVHLQASKRGLEGIPKEDLPRCKETFLKGFHLLVPLVTVVLFLLRYSPLRAAFLSILLALVVCMLRKHTRIGWRDIFLALEDGAIKAIGVAAACACAGIIVGIVTLSGLGLTFANLVVSLAGGRLFPTLLLTMFASIILGMGLPTTAKYIVLATMAAPALVQLGVPLIAAHLFILYFGVIADVTPPVALAAYAGAGIAGGESFKTGLQALKLASAGFLIPFIFAMSPELLLINVTPLQAVIAVTSACLGVVAFASAVQGYFLSPTRLWERACFLGAALMLIIPNIHMDLIGIALLALAVLGQVLSASAAKRAAAEQAVTR, encoded by the coding sequence ATGGAAGAACGGCCAACAAGTATTCACGACAGTTTTGACGAAAAAATAGATATTGAAGAGACCCTGGCCGAGTTTGAGGCCTCATCGCACATGCGAAAGCTGGCGGGGAAGCTGGCCATGGTGGTCGCCCTGGGCGCAGTGGTGATGTCACTCTTCCATCTCTATACGGCGGGCTTCGGCACGCTTCTTACCATGAAGCAACGGGCAGTGCATCTCCTGTTTGTCTTTGTCCTGGGATTCCTGCTGTACCCGCCCAGTCGCAAATCGGCGATGAATCGCATCCCCCTGATAGACTGGCTTCTGGCAGCAGCCGGGGTTATGGTGACAAGCTATATCCTCTTCAACTACGAGAGCCTGGTCCGACGGGGCGGCATGCCAACCCCGGTTGATATGGTCTTCGGACTGATCACGGTACTGCTGGTGCTGGAGGTTGCCCGGCGCAGCATCGGCCCCGAGTTGCCCTTCATTGCCCTGGTTTTTATCGCCTACGCCCTTTTCGGGAGCTATATTCCCGGTGCGCTCGGCCATCGGGGCTACAGCGCGGCCAGGGTGATCAATCAGCTCTACATGACAACCGAGGGTATCTTCGGGACACCCTTGGGGGTTTCGGCCAGTTTTGTTTTCATGTTTATCCTCTTTGGCTCCTTTCTGGACGTCACAGGGGTGGGAAAGTTCTTTATCGATCTCGCCTTTGCCGCTGCGGGGCACAAAAAGGGCGGGCCTGCAAAGGCAGCCGTCCTGGCCAGCGGTTTCATGGGGTCCATCTCGGGGAGCTCCATCGCCAACACCGTCACCACCGGAGCCTTCACCATCCCCCTCATGAAAAAGGTCGGCTACCACGCCAACTTTGCCGGAGCTGTCGAGGCAGCCGCCTCCACGGGCGGGCAAATCCTCCCTCCCGTAATGGGCGCGGCCGCTTTTATCATGTCGGAGTTCACAAACATCCCCTACATCAGGATAATCGGAAGCGCCGTTATCCCTGCTTTGCTCTATTATCTCGGTGTCATGATGATGGTCCATCTCCAGGCCTCCAAGCGCGGTCTTGAGGGAATCCCCAAGGAGGATCTGCCGCGCTGTAAGGAAACCTTCCTCAAAGGATTCCACTTGCTGGTGCCGCTGGTGACGGTGGTGCTCTTCCTGCTGCGTTACTCTCCCCTGCGGGCCGCCTTTCTCAGCATTCTTCTTGCCCTTGTTGTGTGTATGCTACGCAAGCATACCCGCATCGGATGGCGTGATATCTTTCTGGCCCTCGAGGACGGCGCCATCAAGGCAATCGGCGTGGCCGCTGCCTGCGCCTGCGCAGGAATAATCGTGGGGATCGTAACCCTCTCAGGCCTCGGCCTGACCTTTGCCAACCTGGTGGTGAGCCTGGCCGGGGGCAGACTCTTTCCCACACTCCTTCTCACCATGTTTGCCTCGATCATTCTCGGGATGGGCTTGCCCACCACGGCAAAATACATCGTTCTGGCCACCATGGCTGCTCCGGCCCTGGTACAGCTGGGCGTTCCCCTGATCGCAGCACACCTTTTCATCCTCTATTTCGGTGTGATCGCCGATGTCACACCACCGGTGGCACTCGCTGCCTACGCCGGTGCCGGCATTGCCGGCGGAGAATCCTTCAAAACAGGCCTGCAGGCACTCAAGCTGGCATCAGCCGGGTTTCTCATACCCTTCATATTCGCCATGAGCCCGGAACTGCTCCTGATCAATGTTACCCCCCTGCAAGCCGTTATTGCCGTAACCTCAGCCTGCCTCGGAGTAGTGGCCTTTGCCAGCGCGGTGCAGGGCTACTTCCTGTCGCCCACCAGACTCTGGGAACGGGCCTGTTTCCTGGGGGCCGCCCTGATGCTGATCATCCCGAACATTCACATGGACCTGATTGGTATCGCTCTCCTGGCCCTGGCCGTGCTCGGACAGGTCCTCTCGGCTTCTGCCGCAAAACGCGCCGCAGCAGAACAAGCCGTTACCAGATAG